ATCATAATCATCATCATAATCTTATAGTTGGGCATGATTCTTGGAATCAAGAGCAACAAAACAGGTTACTTGTTGATGATTCTTCAATTAGGTGTGTTTTTCCTTGTGAAGGAAATGAGAGACCAAGTCAAGGACTTTCACTCTCTCTTTCTTCTACTAATCCTTCTACTATTGGATTACAGTCTTTTGAGCTTAGACACACTAATTCCCATCAAAATCACCAAGAGGAATTGAGGTTTTTGAATTCCTCATCAAGTTCTAGAGATGGGTTTTTTGGAAAATCAGCTATGATGCAAGATAATGATCACTATTTGCCCAAACCAAACTTGCAACATCATCAAAATCAAGGGCAGCAGTTTCAGGCAAGGAATTCAAAGTACTTAGCAGCTGTTCAAGAGCTATTGAATGAGTTTTGTAGCCTTGGAACAAGGCAAATTAATGATCAACAAAAGCCCCAAAAGAGGAAAAATTGGGATGATGAAAATAGTACTAGTACtaattcatcttcttcaaggAAACAATCTCTTTGTTCACTTGAATTCATGGAATTGCAGAAGAGAAAATCAAAGCTACTTTCAATGCTTGAAGaggtatatatatctatattaattTCATGAAATTTCTTGTTTTTATTCTGTAAAGTTACAAACTTTAAAATAGGTGAAAAGGGGGAAGAACAAGTTGTGTCTTGATCTTAATTAgtgaaacctttttttttttttttgctgggTAGTTGATAAATTGGAGGAATCTTCAATCTTTTGTTTTTTGGAACTAATTTAGAGACTTGGGTcctctccattaatgctcacaTAGTGACAATATTAGCTTTTGATAAAAACCctctttaaaaaaatttactttttttaacaTATCAAACTTTGTTTTCATCTTATTTTTCCTTGGATGTATCTATCAAATATCAAAGATGAatcctttttgttttttagttttgttttcaatGGCTGGCTGAGAAACTTCATTTCACTCTTATCTATCTTTATTAGGTAGATAGAAGATACAGGCACTATTGTGATCAAATGAAGGCAGTGGTGGCAAGTTTTGAAGGTGTGGCCGGTGCCGGAGCGGCGACGGTGTACTTGTCATTAGCTTCAAAGGCTATGTCAAGGCATTTTAGGTGTTTAAAAGATGGGATTCTTGGTCAAATATATGCAACTAAGAAGGCTATGGGAGAGAAAGATCCAATTGCACCAGGGACAACAAGAGGAGAGACACCTAGATTGAAAGTACTTGATCAAACTTTAAGACAACAAAGAGCAATTCAACAAATGACTATGATGGAAACTCATCCTTGGAGGCCTCAAAGAGGCTTGCCTGAAAGATCTGTTTCTGTTCTTCGTGCTTGGCTTTTTGAGCATTTCCTTCACCCGTAAATTTCCTCTCTTTCCTTCTTTTAATATGAAAAAGATCTCGGGTTAGATCCTCGCATTAGTAGCTTTAAGTGCAACTAAAGCATGGGGGTCGATCCATGACGCCTAGATATCGGTTGCCTTAATAGCGACTTAATGTCCGTTTAGTTCTATTTTTCGTAGCTTCTTTCTTCTTTGGTTTGGTTGAACAATAGATAAAAAATGTTCGGTTAAAATTGATAAACAACTATCTGCAAGGATGGAGACATGGCGATTCCCCGGCCTCCGGAACCACCTCTACCAATGGTTGTTTCGGTCTCCTGTCTCTAACAGATTTGGGATTTGGAGGCGCAAAATGACCTCCCAAATctatatgttaaaaaaaaaaaattggcttaGAAAAGTATAAAATAGGATTGAAAAAACAAAACTTGATCTAGAAAAGTGTAGTTAGATTTTATACCGtgaatcttttttttatataggcCGGTGCAAAATTTTACCCCATGGGGAGCAGTCCTGCATTTGCCACTGACTTTGGTAGCTATTTTGAAaagaaaatcaactaatatctatTATATATCACAAAAAATTAACACAATTAAAAGTATACATCAACACTTGAATCAAACAAACCCTAAACCTCAAATAGGACCAATAGAGAATGTCTTAAAAAAACAAGATGTTTGGTTCAACTATTATTGATATGCAATAGAATTTAACTGTAGTTGTTTCTCAATTCTAACTGAACATTATGTCTACTGTTTGGAGTTAAACAACCAAAAAAGTAGAAACAAATGGCCACAgtgtctttctctctcttaatgtcTAAATATGGACAGTCGGGAAGATTTCTTGGATTCGATTCCTCATCGGAAAGAATCAAGAAAGTCTTAACAGTAATTAAACTCTGAACTGAATTGATTTGATTGAGTGAGAATGAGAATAGCTAAAAGGAATTGAATGTCTATATATAAGTAGAAAACAAAAGAGATATAGTGAGAGAATCAATGTTTTGTTCTAAGAAAAgagtataataataaaatgcaAATGTGTGTGTTTTATTACAAGACAGTAACTTCATTCCTTGCTTAGTCAAAAACAAATGCAATGTGTTTGTTAGTTTGTACCCAACTCAACTCAACTCTATTCAATTATTTATTTCTGTtcctatttttataatttttgtggATTTGATTCTATTTCATAGGGCccatttttttctatttgtgTGTATGAAATGTAGTTCCTGTAGTActactgtatatatatatatatatgatttaattatatagttttttatttaatggTAAATTTGAAACCTTTTTGCAGATACCCAAGTGATGTTGATAAACATATATTAGCCCGCCAAACAGGTCTCTCAAGAAGCCAGGCACGTCCACATCACTCTATAGCTTAATCTAATCATtgctttaattattttatattatcaaTGTGGAATATCTTCTTAGGATccattaatttaatataatttaagatTTGCATGTTATATATAGGAAAAAAACATATTAAGGCTCCTAAtgtttttgattatttttttttgttgattaagtATTAATTTCAGTTTAACACAATGAACCTTGATGAATTATAATTGAATATATTAATTCTATAGTAATCAATGAATATAAAACTCATcagctttatttattttatttgcatGAGAAACTTTGTATTTTTAATAGtttgaaatcatttttttatataactaATGTAGTTATAGAGAAATCGTAAAAACTTTATTTTGAgttgtaaaaaatataattttaaatacaaataaaataagtaATATTAAACTGATTCAGCAAACAACAACTTAATGTGTGCGATATAAGTAACGTGTCAAATTGAAAGATagttttttccttttaaatacTATGTATTGAGCTATTTATCTTTCAATTTGACATATTATAAACTTTTAATTAGTTATAATCATACACATTGAAACTTTCATTAAACGAGACAATTATATGTAAGAACTCGTTTGTTTGCTGGAAAATATTAtacattaaaatatttttttgattttCCATTATTTGTTTGTTTAGGAAAATAAGTTAATAGAAAATTTTAGGTTATATAGTGAAACAAATGTTTTACCTTTTGAAAAACAGTAAAACATTCTACTGGACCTTTTGGAACTctatttcatttctttttacCTTTTGAGTATAACAATCACCCAccacttcttctcatttttcAGTATTGTAGTCAAACattagaaaatattttattttccaacaaaaaaaaaagttttcctAAGCCAAAAAATTTCAATACTTTTTAGATAGATTTTAAGTAAGTCAACATAAAATCTCTAGTTTAAGCGGTTTGAGGTTTGAGTAACATTTGATAAATTGAAACAGGTTTCAAATTGGTTCATAAATGCAAGAGTAAGGCTATGGAAACCCATGATTGAAGAAATGTAcacagaagaagcaaaagaccAAGAACACAACAACATGACTGCTGGTGCTTCCTCCGACGGAATGACAGATCTAGAAGACACCATTAATCACATGAACACAACAACATCAGATCAAAAACCAACAGCAGATCAACTTCTTCGGATCGATTCAGAATGTCTTTCCTCAATCATCTCATCAAACCCAGACAAAAACGACACTTCCAAGATATTCGGATCAGCTGCATTTGGTGCAGTTGAACTTGACTTCTCTTCCTACAATCACCATACAGGAACAGGTGGAGTTTCATATGCTACTCATCATAATCATCATAATCATGGTGGATTCAACGGTGGAGGAGTGTCGTTGACATTAGGGTTACAACAGCATGGTGAAAGTGGAGTGAGTTTAGCATTCTCACCTGCTTCACAGAGCTCTCTATTTTACCCAAGAGATCATATTGATGAATGTCAAGCAGTTCAGTACTCTATTTTAGATGGAGAAGCTCAGAATTTGCCTTACAGGAATTTGATGGGGGCTCAGTTGTTACATGATTTAGCTGgttaatttactttttattataTAGTTTAGGCATGCCATagatcaaattaaattaatagctatatatatatatatggaaattaaatagttttgctttcttttttttcttccattAATTGGAAGGAACGATCTCTATTTCATGATGCAAGATTTATACAGATATATTTCTTTCTGCTGATatctgtttttttgtttttttattattcttttttCATAATCAGGTCATCCATCAAGTTGTTGGAACATCTTTTATGGCCCCTCttccatttttttatattaaaaaggCTTGATACTTTTTCAGTCCGTGTTAACTCTCTCAACTCATCAAATATAACATTTTATGCCttttagttttatatatatatatgtttcaaagCAATGAAGGAATAATTCACATCAAGACACGGAACGTGTATTAGAGTGGATGCAAAATGTGTCTGGAAGGTGCAATACCATATAGCATATAAGGGGTGCGAATTGTTATATTTCTTGAGTCAAGGAGCCTAATAAGTCGTCCTCTAAATTAAAGGggaaaagtgaaaaaaaaatgacaaattaAAGGAGATAGGAAGGTATAAAGTCTATTAAAAGACTGAAAGTTAGAAGTTAGAGAGAAAAACATCCCAATTAGGTTGGCACACCCTCGGACACACCCCAAACCATTAGGCACACACTTAATCTAATAGGTATATTAAAACTGAAACTCTGAGATTCCTAACGTAATCAACTTGAATCCTTTTTATCCGTCAAGTTAACTAGTTTACAAATAATCAACAATGAGTATCCCAAAATTGGACTAAAAGCAGTAGCAAAGGTAGCCTAGTGCTTGGGAGGGCCAAAGTTCCCCTATTCTGGCGAAATACGAGCAGGACGTACTCTCCATCAGAATTAGCCCCCCTCTCCAGGAAACAGATCCAGGAGGCTTGAGCACCCACTGATTGCTGGAAAACGCTGATAATTCTATGGAAATTTTATATGGTGCTTAAATTTTGTAGGTAAAAACGctaaaaaattatcaatttagcATCCATAAATGAAGAGAGACCACCACAAGAATCCTGTGTCACTGAATCCTCCATCCGTCACCGCCCCTCTCCTCTTGGACCTTCTCCCTCTCTTCTGATGTCTGAAccctttctttctttattttcaatcctCCTCCTCCTCGCTTCCTCCTTTCACGGTGCCGCAGGTATTGAAGTCCACCCCCTCTCACCGCCTCACTGTAGGACTAAAATTAGCTCCATAATCTCAAATCCTGGCTCCGCAAGTGACTAAAAGACTCTCATACAATTTAAACTTAAACCTAACTcgctataaaaaaaaaaacacttagaAAGTGAAGATTATCGCACACTTATAAATGACTCGTTATCTTTATGATTTAAAAATATGGATATTTAACGGTGTTAATTTACATTACTAAATTCTCTTGTTAAGTGATTGAATCAGCTACTTGGCGGctcttatttaaaataaagtaTGTAATTTATGAACTTTCTTTCTAATATTTGTGTcgaatatttttcattttgtttttgttataaAGACAAAAACATTATACAAATATAGGTTTGGAGATTAACAAAAATGCAAGACAAAGAactcaaaatataaaaatgatatatgtggTCCCTAAATAGTTGGTGTCATCTTGTATGAATATGATATTTCATTTCATGGCCATGGGATACTTTATTATGATTTATAGTGTCAACTTTGGGATAGTTTATGCTGCTGCTTTTGCTGATGAAAGGTGCCTTTACTAACATCCTTTTTTAGTTGGTGTTCCAAAACATTAAGTTTCTCTAGGATTGTATACGCTTCTTCAACTTGGAGACCAAAACAAAATCCAAACCCTTTTTATTAGCATTATTTGTTTATTTGAAAATGTACTATTATATAATGGAATATATGGGGTAAAGTGATTGTTTTGGTTGTTGAATCTATATTGAGAACGGTTAGCGTTGCGGTTGAAGAGCAAGCGTGTATATTTATGGAAAGATTTGATGTAATGggagttttgtaattttttataagTTTGAGGTTTCGGTTTTTAGTGGTTTCAGACTCTACTTTCATTGGAAACTGGCAAAAGATCAAAATTCATCAGCTTTTGCTCATGTTCTACGTGCGTTTTTGGGCAAATTCCATCGTTTAAGCCTTCAAAATCGCAATTTAATGttgatgatccgcgaagccaaaccgggccgaatcataaacacgggcccaacctatacttaggccCAAGGTTCAAGAtcaaatgggctcctaataaaggaagcgggtaaagcggataaccgccccgaaatcctaacagGGCATTAAACCTCCCACTCAAACAAACGAAACCACGTTGGtggccacgtaagggacgtggcatagaaagagtaaccgccctcggcggttacctagagaTACTTATAAAAGAGACATGAAAGCAAATGGGGAGGTAGGTTGACATTTTTCCCCTCAATACTATTATCAATCTACTAGCCttccacataaaactgacttgatcgtcggagagttttcccggagatcctgtctccggttttgttttgcaggtaactacgacgaggacCATCGAATTAAATCcgacaagttatcattggtgcggtgatcgtggaccttttttaccaacatctgggtaaaggtacacaaagaacatgtcagaaccatcacgaacgaccggagttacaaccagatcaactagtatgaactcaagaggtccacggactgtgaattcgcagcctgcgagtacacagcctgtggtacccagctcgtcgaatccttcgggacagttgagtccattattggaggtccaagtgcaaactgagagggagatgtccaatagcgatttcgtacagatggcaggacaagtcttggctttgaatatgagccaagcggctggagatcgaatgattagtttgttaactgcaatcgctgatcacaataccgccgtagcggctgctcctcaagaacccgTTGTCATCTcgacacaatcaccgactattcctgccatatctgcgcttccgcagccatctcgagagaCAAATCGGatgggtcagagtagtcgcatgaacccacacagccatccaggcaactactcgcaccaagatcctattatgacgatccatccgacctggcaaacatcccagccgatgtcaggaatgcaaggaattcttccgctacaacaaacggagccctttgtccgcagacattcagagttgatgacgTCTGGAATGAATATGTCTGGGCGggagcacacttggaactttgatcctataactggacagCGGTTAGACCCACAGCGAGAACAAATGTCGACACAGTATGGCGGGTGGAtgtcacccagaattcaccagcagaggatggaagaagttcggcgggaacccaatactgaattggaagatcaattgcgaagcatgatggagcgagtGGGGTACAcacctagggcgagagcagtggtgcagagtgattcgccttttgccccatcgttgcgggagtttattccagatcacagaataaaagcgccggcgatacctaaatactatggggatccaaattctgaccctgaggcacATGTCAGAAACTATAGGGAGTTGATGGATGTTGCAAGAGCAaacgaaagcataatttgccgattgttctcgaccactttgggcattgcagcatccgattggtttcggtctctacctactgaatctattcacaactggactcaatacagtcgtgatttctgtgcaaagttcgtgggctgtaaagcagcagatgtgacggatagacagctgaaagagatcaaacagagaaattacaattccctaagggaatttgttgtagccttcaatgatattctggtgcggctacagaacccggatatcgtgagcatccgcaacataatggcggatggaaccacagattggagcatgcgggaggaaatcatccgcaacaagccacgcacagtggccaaactcatgaagatagcaaaggagttcatggaagtggatgatgtcaacgggaacatagagctcaaacccggcgagaaagagatgccacTAGATCcgcttcggacaatcggcgccatcaaaatcaaacccagTCCAAGGTTAATTTTGTTCGGAAGGGCGATCGCTCCTTCCAGGGAGGAGGATATCAAACGCCATTGAATACGactcgccatgaggtgttactttggattgaaaagaaccccctgaagaaggatgtgcagtttcctgagaCGAAAGGTCGaactagtttggggcgatatcctaacaaatattgcaggttccacagattgaacggccgtgacacgaacgattgctacgaactgaagagggagattgaaaagctgattgagagaggcaaactgagtcaattcgttAGAAAAGAAACGATGGATGAAAAGGTAACACTTCCGCGCGAGGTAGAAGTAagaccagaaaagaagcagaaaaaaggagtgattaacgtgatagcaggcgggatctatgagcctccaacaaaaagggctcgccgtgaacagcgaaaaagcaacacgagtagggaggatgccctcaattactcatttgtgcgaatcacggagccgcatgcagatgcgttggtgattacggtggccattgaaggatgggacgttaagcgggtccttatcgatacaggcagttcttgcaatgttattactcgaactgcattcaacaaattgggaattaacgacgagcgagtagaacatacgttcatggatgtaactggttttggaggtcaatcatctcaaacaagtggacaggtggtgttggagacagaaatgggcgataaaaatctaaaatggcgaggtgatctggagttcgcaattgttgatctcccattggcttATAATATAATCaaggggcgtccgttcctatcggaaacggagtcgctcatttcaatgaagcatttgacattgcatttgccaacacaccaatgGCGAGTCGTTGTTGAGGGAgatcaacttatatctcaacaagcttatacattgtcacttgaaccaaagccagatgaagaggataaagttgatgagaagttgccggctgaagcgttaggagaaacagaactattcgccatctcaaatgacaagaatgtacggatagcggcaggacttccagaggaaacaaagaaagccattaccgatgTGTTGATCCagtgcgagtcggcattcgccgctccaaatgaagtgctgaaggggATAAGCCCAGAAATAGCGacacatcgtttgaatgtggacaaaagtgcaaccccagtgcgacagaaaaagagaggacatgctccagagaggcagaaggcgattgaaaaagcagtggcggatttgctaaaatcagatgcaattcgagaagtcacctatccggagtggctagccaatgtggtgctagtcaaaaagccaaatggaacgtacagaatgtgcgtagacttcaaagatctgaataaagcttgtccgaaggatatgtatccgctacctaatattgatatattggtagatgggactgcgggatttgaagctttatcgttcaccgatgtgaaatccagttaccaccagataccaatggagaaggcggatgagatcaagacgtcattcataactcatcaggcaacttattgctttaaggtgatgccctttggactgaaaaatgctggagcaacctatcaacggatgatgaacaaaatattttcagacaaatcaggcgagaacttctcgatctatgtagatgacatgatcattaaaagcaagaagatgcaagaccacccgcaggatattaaagaaatcctggaagtgctgatcaaatatggcctcaaattgaacccagagaaatgcacgtttggagcaagagcagggaagttcctgggtttcattgttagtggcaagggagttgaggcgaatcctgagaaggttaaagcagtgatggagatgaagacaccgaggaatataagagaagtacagcgactcaatgggcggttggtggcattagggcggttcatatcatgctcggctagaagatgtctacctttctacaatgccatcaaaaaatctaagt
The DNA window shown above is from Euphorbia lathyris chromosome 1, ddEupLath1.1, whole genome shotgun sequence and carries:
- the LOC136210845 gene encoding homeobox protein BEL1 homolog, which produces MARHLCEDKSRNMVVSSSSAGFCYSDVSSSNPNNIQAHMGNPIHGYETNPEIFNLTTGMEMIGFSRNLQQQQHHDRDEDDDDQFSNKHDFTIGISETSSENHNHHHNLIVGHDSWNQEQQNRLLVDDSSIRCVFPCEGNERPSQGLSLSLSSTNPSTIGLQSFELRHTNSHQNHQEELRFLNSSSSSRDGFFGKSAMMQDNDHYLPKPNLQHHQNQGQQFQARNSKYLAAVQELLNEFCSLGTRQINDQQKPQKRKNWDDENSTSTNSSSSRKQSLCSLEFMELQKRKSKLLSMLEEVDRRYRHYCDQMKAVVASFEGVAGAGAATVYLSLASKAMSRHFRCLKDGILGQIYATKKAMGEKDPIAPGTTRGETPRLKVLDQTLRQQRAIQQMTMMETHPWRPQRGLPERSVSVLRAWLFEHFLHPYPSDVDKHILARQTGLSRSQVSNWFINARVRLWKPMIEEMYTEEAKDQEHNNMTAGASSDGMTDLEDTINHMNTTTSDQKPTADQLLRIDSECLSSIISSNPDKNDTSKIFGSAAFGAVELDFSSYNHHTGTGGVSYATHHNHHNHGGFNGGGVSLTLGLQQHGESGVSLAFSPASQSSLFYPRDHIDECQAVQYSILDGEAQNLPYRNLMGAQLLHDLAG